One Candidatus Atelocyanobacterium thalassa isolate ALOHA genomic window, AGCCTAAAGTTAAATGACGCTCCATTTTTGCAGTAGTTGGCAATATTCCTGTCATTGGCCAAGAATCTCCTTCTAAAGTAATAATATTTTTACAGAGATACATGAGACCTCCACATTCTGCATATAGCGGTATACCTTTAGAAATGGCTAATTTTAAAGATTTTATGGCTCTTTTATTGCTTGATAATGATTGAGTAAACATTTCTGGAAATCCTCCTCCTATATAAATTCCAACAATATCTTTTGGTAGAATTTCATTTTTTAGAGGACTCCAGTAAATTAATTCAGCGCCTAAATCCTCTAACAAATCTAAGTTGTCAGCGTAATAAAAGTTAAATGCTTTATCATTTGCAACTGCTATTTTAAGGCGAGTAGAGGAACTTACAGGAAGTTGATAAGGTAATACATCGTTATTGTGGTAACTAGTTTGAACTTTTGATTTCTTAACTAAAAAATCCCAATCAAGACAGCTTTGAGCTAAGTAGGCTAGTTTCTCAAAAAGTATTTCAAGATTATTTAGTTCATCAACAGGAATTAATCCAAGGTGACGATGTGGAATTGTTAAATTATCTTGATAGTAAATACACCCCAGTATTAAAACCTTAGTAGATTGTAAAGATTCTTTTAATAATGCCAAATGGCGTTGGCTTTTGACCTGGTTTAAAATTACTCCTAAGATATTTATATTAGGATCTAGGAAACGGTAACCATATACAATTGCAGCTATAGATATTGAAAGACGACTACAATCAATAACAAGAACTATTGGAATATTTAACAACAACCCTACATGAGCAGTACTAGAGTAATGCAA contains:
- a CDS encoding cobyrinate a,c-diamide synthase; translated protein: MALIIAGDRSGTGKTTITLALLSFLRQKKVKVQPFKVGPDYIDPMFHTYITGRNCRNLDPLMTSEDYVKYCFHKNCQGADYALIEGVMGLFDGVPLSKVNNNTKDESMLHYSSTAHVGLLLNIPIVLVIDCSRLSISIAAIVYGYRFLDPNINILGVILNQVKSQRHLALLKESLQSTKVLILGCIYYQDNLTIPHRHLGLIPVDELNNLEILFEKLAYLAQSCLDWDFLVKKSKVQTSYHNNDVLPYQLPVSSSTRLKIAVANDKAFNFYYADNLDLLEDLGAELIYWSPLKNEILPKDIVGIYIGGGFPEMFTQSLSSNKRAIKSLKLAISKGIPLYAECGGLMYLCKNIITLEGDSWPMTGILPTTAKMERHLTLGYRQAIAYNSGFIFKPGETVWGHEFHHSTLTIRSSYPLFKLSSWYGQVSSYTEGWCNYNIHASYLHLHFGNSLKIPRRFLIHCANYSKFSTTHC